The Zalophus californianus isolate mZalCal1 chromosome X, mZalCal1.pri.v2, whole genome shotgun sequence genomic interval cttttgattggagcattaatccatttactttcattttttatattttctttctttttttaatttaattttattatgttatgttagtcaccatacaatacattattagttaTTGATGTGGTgatccttgattcattgttttcgtataacacccagtgttccatgcagtacgtgccctccttaatatccatcaccaggctaatgcatccccccaccagctgccctataaaaccctcagtttgattctcaaagtccatagtctctcatggttcatctctccctctgatttcccccccttcatttttcccttccttctcctaatgtcctccatgctagtccttatattccacaaataagtgaaaccatatgataactggctttctctgcttgacttatttcccttagcataatctcctccagtcccatccatgttgatgtaaaagttgggtattcatcctttctgatggctgagtcatattccattgtatgtatggaccacatcttctttatccattcatctgttgaagggcatctcagctctttccacagtttctctattgcagacattgctgctatgaacattggggtgcatatggccctccttttcactacatctgtgtctttggggtaaatacccagtagtacaattgctgggtcatagggtagctctataattaattttttgaggcaccttgacactgttttccaaagtggctgtaccaacttgcattcccaccaacagtgtaagagggttcccccttctccacaacctctccaacatttgttgtttcttaccctgtccatttttgccattctaactggtgtaaggtggtatctcagtgtggttttgatttgaatttccctgatggctaatgataatgaacattttttcatgtgtctgttagccatttttatgtcttcttcagagaagtgtctgttcatgtcttctacccattttttgacttgattatttgttttttgggtgttgagattgagaagttctttatagatcttggataccagccctttatctgtagtgtcatttgcaaatatcttctcccattctgtgggttgcctctttgttttgttgaatgtttcctttgctgtacagaagctttttatctggataaagtcccaaaagtactttttcttttttacgaCTTTCACAAACTGTTTATTTTCCGTcaaccttttccatttctatttccattttgtgtgCCTTTGTGGAAGACCAGCTTAAGACCACTCAGTGGTTGTTCCTACCCATTCAGTGGCCTGAGCAGTGGGAGTTGCAGACCAGTCTTCAGTGGCCGGCTGGGCGCTCCAGTCTTCAGTAGGGAACTGCTGAATAGGCACCGAGGGCACCTGCACGCCTTCAGACCAGTCTGCGACTTCAGGCTGAGTAGCAGTGAACTCAGGAGCTGGAGCTGTCCATTCACCCTGAAATTCCTCCTTGGTCACAGCCTTTTCAGCAGCGgtctgctcttccttttcaatctcttcaggATCTCTGTAGAAGTAGAGATCAGGCATGACCTCCCATGGGTGTTCTCGGGAAATGGTGCCACGCATGCACAGAACTTCCCTGGCCAGCATCCACCACATCAGACCCACTGAGTGAGCTCCCTTGTTGTTGCAAGGGATGGCAATGTCCACATAGCGCAGAGGAGAGTCTGTGTTACACAGAGCAATGGTAGGCAGGTTAACATAGGACGCCTCTGTAAGAGGCTGGTGGTCTGCCCTGGGATCAGTAACCACCAGAAGTCTCGGCTCCCggaaggctgcctggatctgGTTAGTGAAGGTTCCAGGAGTGAAGCGGCCGGCAATAGGAGTGGCTCCGGTAGCAGCAGCAAATTTCAGCACAGCTCGCTGGCCAGTATTCCTGGACGATATGACACTGACATCAGCTGGGTTTTCAATGGCAACAATGGCACAAGCTGCCAGCAGAAGCTTCTCCCAGGTTCTCTTCAGATTTATGATGTAGATAccatcacttttccttttgtagatgtaCTGTTCCATTTGAAAGTCAAGGTTGGTGCCACCTAAATGGGTTCCTGCTGCAAGGAATTTGAGGacatcctcctccttcatttgcagGACATCAAGGGCTCCGGACATTgtgaaagtttccctttaagTTACGACGGGAACGCAAAACAACGCCGTATGGACCCTTCCCCGGGTAGCTCGGAAAGCCCAAaagtacatttttgcttttgtttcactagcttttggagatgtctcttgaaagaagttgctgtggccaatgtcaaagaggttactgcccatgttctttaggattttcatagattactgtctcacattgaggtctttcatccattttgagtttatctttgtgtatggtgttaaagaatggtcgagttttgttctgcatgtggctgtccaattttcccagcaccatttattgaagagactgtcttttttccattgcatattttttcctgctttgtcgaaggttatttgaccataaagttgagggtccatactgggttctctattctgttccattggtctttatgtctgtttttgaGCCACTACCATGCTGATTTGGTAATCAAtactttgtaatatatcttgaaatcgggcaacatgatgccccagcttcgtttttctttttgcacatttccttggcgattcagggccctttctgattccatacaaattttaggattgtttgtatcagaactttgaaaaatgtcattggactTTTCATCAGGATAGCTttgaaggtacagattgctctgggtaacataaacattttaacaaggtgtattcttctgatccatgagcatggaatgttttttccatctttttgtgtcttcttcaatttcgttcatgagtgttctgtagatattagagtatagatcctttaccactttgcttaggtttattccaaagtatcttatggtttttggtggcattgtaaatggaatcgtttctctaatttctctttctacaatggCATTGTGagtgtgtaagaaagcaactgaattctgtgcattgattttgtatcatgctacattactgaattgctgtatgagttctagtaatttgggggtggaatcttttcgGTTGTCCACAaaaagtatcatgttatctgcgaaaagagagagtttgacatcttctttgccaatgtgaatacattttattgctttttgttgtctgatggctgttgctaggacttctagtactatgttgaacaatagtggtgagagtgggcatccttcacgtgttcctgatcttaagggaaaggctctcagctttcccccattgagaatgatattcattgtggtttttcatagacggattttatgaacttgaggaatgtttcctctatccttatactctgaagaattttattGAGGAAagaatgctatattttgtcaaatgctttttctgcatcaattgagaggaccatatcgttcttctccctcctcttattaatgtgttctatcacattgatcgatttgcgaatgttgaaccaccttgcatctcggggataagtcccacttggtcatggtggacgatccttttaatgtattgttggatcctattagctaggatttttttgaggattttggaatccatattaaTCAGGAaaatcagtctgaaattctcttttttgagggtgtctttgcctggtttggggatgaaggtaatgctggcttcatagaatgtgtctggaagctttctttctgtttctattttttgaaagaggttcagaagaataggtattatttgttctttgaatgtttggtagaattccccagggaatccatcaggccctggactcttgttttttgggagatttttgatcactgtttcaatcacgatactggttattggcctactcaggttgtcaatttcttcctgtttcagtcttggctgCTTATAGTTCTCAAGGAAGGCATCCATtccatccagattgctcagtttattggtatatagttgtcgataataatttgtaataattgtttctatttcctttgtgttagtcgtgatctctcccctttcattcataattttattaatttgagtcctttcacgtttcttttggataagtctggccagtggtttatcgattttatgaattttttcgAGGAACCAGCttccagtttcattgatctgatctgctgtgtttctggtttctaattcattgatctcctctcaaatcttaattatttctcttcgaatgcgtggcttaggcatcatttgttggtTTTTCCCTAGTtatttaaggtgtagagttagttggtgaatttgggatttttgtattttattgaatGGGGCTTGGAAAGTTAAGTATTTCCCCTTAGGACCGTCTTTACAGTATCCCATacgttttggaccaatgtgttttcattctcattggtttccatgaatgattttagttcttttatttcctggatgacccaaacattcttgagcagagtggttttagcttccaagtgtttgaaattCTTGCAAATTTTTTCTGTGATTGAGGTCCAGTTTTAatgcattatggtctgagaatatgcagggaataatctcaatcttttggtatcagttcagacctgatttgtcacccagtgtgtggtctattctgggGAAAGATACATATGCCctggagaagaatgagtattatgttgttttaggatggaatggtctgtgtgtatatctatgaggtacatctggtccagtgtgtctttcaaaATTCTtgattctttgttgattttctgcttagatgatctgtctattccTGACAATTGAGTATTggggtctcctacaattaacgtagtgttttcaatatgactctttattttggttagcagttggcttatgtagatggctgctcccatgttgggggcgtagatatatatagttgttaggtcttcttgttggatagaccctttaaggataatatagtgtccttctgtgctTCTAACTACATTAATtagttaaaaatctaatttgtctgatataagaattgctaccccagctttcttttgaggtcccctggcatggaagatggatctccatcccttcactttcagtctggatgtatctttaggttcaaaatgagtcttgtGCAGACAGGATATGGGTGGGTcctgttttttatccaatctgcatcCCTGtgtcattttatgggagcatttagaccgttcacattgagagtgattattgaaagatatgaatttattttcatcctgttgcctgtgaagaccttgtttttatagactgtccctgtaaatttcttttctatatcattcttggggtctttctccttttatagaaccccccttcaTATTTCTTGCTGGGCCAGCTTAGTGGCCATatattctttcactttctgccggtcttggaagctctgtatctctccatccaatctaaatgacagccttgccggataaagtattcttggctgcatgttcttctcgtttagtacccgaatatgtcttgccaggcctttctagcttgccaggtctctgtggataagtctgacattattctgatgttcctccctctgtacataaggaatctcttccccctaactgcccttaagatggtttccttggttctaagatttgcgagttttactattacatgctggggtgttggcctcttttccttgatcttggtcttctctgcctctaggacacgagtgtttgtttcattcccaagattagggaagttctcaactacgatttgctcaaataaatcttctagtcctctctctctctctcctccctccaggattccaataattctgacattggaatgcttcatggtgtcacttatttctttgattctattttcatggattctgagttgtttttccctcgcctcctcttttccctttttatctattaaatggtcttcccgttcactaattcgttcttctgcatcacttaccctagctgttaaattatctaaattagattggatctcactgctagcatttttaagttctgccaattcagctttcatttctgcccttagagactctatgttgccattaattgatttctccattctagctattgtcttcacaattgctagcctgaattctatctctgacatcttggttatatctgaatccatttgaaaatctgtggcataaatcataatctctgagtgtTTCCTACtttgggggttcttcctcctagtcattctgttgatgggtgtttgagggaatgtatagattccaaattattgaccacaacccaagcaagatgcaactgttttctagggaccttagggttgctggcctcttgttttcccaggctgTCTTCTAGGGAAGAGGTCTGCCaggctgttactcaggcaaccctgtttggacagagttgctctgcccccctgtggtggggaatgggctcagtgggaaccagttttggCAGGCCATTTTCTCTGGCggatttccctggtggctttctgtgtctcttctgagagtcagagcagaagaaactGTTTCCAACCATCtgcttcagagcagagagatcgcagtctgttcttcagtgagctctccaggccgcACTATCTCCaattctgtctgtgctgctataaactgcagtcctgggttgatgcagaaaaagcatttgacaaaatacagcatcctttcctgattaaaactcttcataatATAGGAATAGAGAGatcattcctcaagttcataaaatccatctataaaaaacccacagcgaatatcattcacaatggggtaaagttgagagcctttcccttaagatcaagaacacttcaaggatgcccactcttgccactattgttcaacatagaactagaagtcctagcaacagccatgatacaacaaaaagaaataaaagtaaaataaaaagaaataaaaattattcaaattggcaaaacgaagtcaaactctcttttcgcagatgacatgatactttatgtggaaaacccaaaagactccagccccaaattactagaactcatagagcaattcagtaatgtggcaggatacaaaatcaatgcacaga includes:
- the LOC113930800 gene encoding 40S ribosomal protein SA-like; amino-acid sequence: MSGALDVLQMKEEDVLKFLAAGTHLGGTNLDFQMEQYIYKRKSDGIYIINLKRTWEKLLLAACAIVAIENPADVSVISSRNTGQRAVLKFAAATGATPIAGRFTPGTFTNQIQAAFREPRLLVVTDPRADHQPLTEASYVNLPTIALCNTDSPLRYVDIAIPCNNKGAHSVGLMWWMLAREVLCMRGTISREHPWEVMPDLYFYRDPEEIEKEEQTAAEKAVTKEEFQGEWTAPAPEFTATQPEVADWSEGVQVPSVPIQQFPTEDWSAQPATEDWSATPTAQATEWVGTTTEWS